The genome window TATAGTCCTCCATGATGACATTCGCGCTGTTGAGGAGCACTATTTTGAAAATCTCCCGCTTTAAGTCCCGCATCAAAGGGCCATAGACAGCTGCTACATCTTCGGGTGAGGTGATTTGTATGCGCGTCTCTTCTTGCTGCGACTCTACGCGCCGGCCAATTTCAAACGTAGCAACAAGCTGCGCTGCCTTTGCTTTCCCAATCCCCCCAACTTGCTGCAGCGCGCGCACATCGCGGTTAGACAGGGCGCGCAAATTACCAAATGCCTTGAGCAATGCCCGACCCAGTTGAACGGCGGAGACAGGGCCTTTTTTCAAGCGGGTCCCGGTGCCAAATACGAGGGCAACAAGTTCTGCATCGGAGAGGATAGCCGGCCCATGTTTGAGCAAGCGTTCACGAGGCTGGTCGCCCTGATCCCATTGGCGAATGGGTGCCTGATACGGCGTTGATTCGGATACCAGGGTGAGTTTTTTCATCGCTGCCAGGTGTTTACCCTAACAGACGCGTTTTAGCGGCACGACGAACCGCGCATAGATCATTTTTCTTGGCTAACCATTTCGTTGGTGTATTCCTGATAGCTACCGCAAAGGCGAAGGAATGCTTCGCTGGCTTATGCCTGGAAAGCCTTTGCTGGTGCTGAGAGATTCGCTAGCGTATACCTGGAAAGCCTTTACTGGTGCTGAGAGATCCTTCGCTGCGCTCAGGATACGGCCTTGCCTTTAATAGGCAAGGCCTAATTCGGCACTAACTCATTAAGGAGGTCTTCATTAGTGGGTGACTGCTGGAAATGGCGCAGCAGGGCCTGCATGGCGTCGATGGGGGGACGCTGGTTCAGGGCGCGGAAGAGGCGGTGGTGCTGGGCAACTGAGTCGCCGAGCAACAGTTCTTCGTTTCTTGTGCCGCTTTTCTTCAGGTTGATGGCAGGGTAAATACGCTTGTCTGCCATTTTACGGTCTAGCACAATCTCTGCGTTGCCCGTTCCTTTGAACTCTTCAAAAATCACTTCATCCATACGGCTTCCTGTTTCTACCAGTGCCGTGGCGATGATGGTAAGTGAACCACCAAACTCAATATTACGTGCCGCACCAAAAATCTTACGTGGTACAGACAATGCACGCGAATCAAGACCGCCCGACATGGTGCGGCCACCGCCTTCAATCCAAAGGTTGAAGTTACGGCCCAAACGCGTGAGCGAATCGAGCAGGAGCACAACGTCTTTGCCGAGTTCTACAAGTCGCTTTGCATATTCGAGCGACAGGGTAGAAACGCGTACGTGGTTGTCAGGCTCGCGATCGTTTGACGAGGCAAACACCATCGCTTTTGTTGACCGACGAAAATCAGTTACTTCTTCAGGCCGTTCATCCACAAGCAAGGCAACCAGTTCAATTTCATCGTGATTTTCGCTGATGGATGCTGCAATTTTCTTGAGCAGAACGGTTTTGCCTGTCCGCGGCGGTGCAACAATGAGGGCACGCTGTCCTTTACCAATAGGTGCGGCCAATTCTACGGCACGCATGGAAAAATCGGTAGGACCGGTGACCAGTTTGAGCTTTTCGTCGGGATAAATGGTATGGCCCGTTTCGTAGTCTCTGGTGCGGGTCCATTTGTCGGGTGAAACACCCATTATTTTGTAAACCTTGTCAACTTGCATGTCCCCTTTTCTTCCGGGGCGCAGGCTACCTTCTAGAATAACGCCATCACGCAGGGCAAGCTTTTTAATGAGGGGCGGGGGTACAAATGCGTCATTTTCACCTTTGGGTAAATCGTGGCGCAATCCTCGTATAAATCCAAATTTTTTATCTCCGATGAGCTCGAGTATACCTCGAAACGGAATTTCTTCTGCCATAATGGGTTAATTGGGCCAGGAGCCGCACAAGTTAAGGGGTTTTATCTAACGGTACGATTGTCCACCAAATACGTACCAAACCAATAGGTATCTACCAAAAACGGTCTGCCAAACAGCGAATCGACTCAGGTTGATGGTTTCATGCGTAGCGTGCTGCTTCCTGTTCACATGAAACGGATAACCTTGTAATCATCATCCCATAAAATCCACGACACACTTACACAGGTGGGCTAAAAAGACGAGTTTGAGATACTTCTGTCTTCAGGAAGCGCAGTTATGTATTGATGCTGGAACGTTGTACCCTTGTGTTAGTTTCCGCTTTCCAATGGCTTTCTGGTGCGATGCCAGCCGGCTCTAAAACAGCCTTTCTCCTTTTCTCGATAACTGTCAGGCGCTGATGCAATCCTGGGTTAAGAACCTGTACATCGAACAATCCGGACCGGAAACGGCGCCGCCTGTCCTCGTCTTGCATGGCTGGGGCAGCAACGCCGGCCTTATGCGACCGATTGTAACGGCGCTGCAAGACAGGTACCGTGTCTTCAATGTCGATTTGCCCGGACACGGCCAGACCCCCCTGCCCCCTGCGCCATGGGGTGTGCCTGAGCACGCAGCCCTTGTACAGGCCCTTATCGAGCAAGAAATTGGCCAATCGGTGCATATTGTAGGCCATTCCAACGGGGGGCGGATTTCATTATACATGGCAAGCCGGCCGCAGAGTGCCAGCCTCATCCGTACACTTTCGCTGATCAGTCCTTCTGGCGTTACCCCCAAACGATCAGCCAAATATTACTTCAAACGCGGCATTGCCTCTACCTTAAAAGCCCCTTTCAAGGTGCTCCCTGGCCGGCTCAAAGCCTACGGCAACGATTGGCTCAGGCATTCCCTCATTTGGCGCATGCTCGGCTCTTCAGACTATAGCCAGTTACAGGGCGTCATGCGCGAGGTGTTTGTAAAGACGGTCAATTGTCATCTCGACGATGATTTAGCCCGTATCGCGGCCCCTACCCTGCTCTTCAGGGGAAGCGAGGACACAGCCATTTCGCAATATCAGATGGACGTGTTGGTTGATCGAATTCAGGGCAGTGAGCTTGTCACACTTGATGGTGCTGCACATTATGGGCATCTGGACCAGCCCCAAATTGTAACCGGTGGCATCCGGCATTTCCTTGGCCTTCACACGCCGGACGCGGCCCTTTCCACAAACGGAGGATGAGCCCTGCTATGCTGTATTTCTTCCTCTTCTTTACCCTCACAACTACTGTGTTTGCCGGCTGGCGTGCCTGGCAGCGCATCAGATTTTTCCTGCATGTGTATCAGTTGGAGAGCTACAAACCGGTCCGTTACATCAATTGGATCAAAAAGCGAGGCAAAAGCCGGCTCTTGCGCGTGTCGCATTTGCTCGCATGGCCCCTGTTGATTGGCGCATCTGGACTGTATTGGCAAACCGGAAAGCTATGGCCAGTAGCCGTGCTGCTTGCAGTATGGGGCGTCCTTTTTGCGTCTTCGCGCGAATACCAGGGCTACCGGCAAAAAAAGCCGCTGGCTGTAACAAATCGGATGAAACGGCTGATGGGAACGGCTGCTGCACTCGCGCTGATTCCTGTAGGCGCCGGTGCACTTTGGGGATTGCTCACCTGGCAGCCCGCCGGCTTCCTGGCCTACCTCACCGGCTTTCTGGTTGCCGATCTGGGTGCTCCGCTCGTGGTCCTTTTCTCCGCCTGGTTAATGCAGCCTGTTGAGAAATCCATACAAAATGGATTCAAGAAGCAAGCACGCAGTACGCTCCTTAGCCGTACTGATTTATTCACCCTGGGCATTACGGGTTCATACGGAAAAACCAGCGTCAAATTTATTGTAGCTGAAATCCTCCGCCAGCGCTTCAATGTGCTGGCAACACCAGGGTCGTACAATACCCCCATGGGCATTTGTATTGTGGTGAACAACAAGCTCAAACGCGAGCATCAGGTACTTGTGCTCGAAATGGGGATGCGGTACCGGGGCGACATCAAAGAATTGTGTGATATCGCGCAACCTGACCTCGCGCTAATCACTGACGTCGGCGTGGCCCACCTGGAAACCATGGGTAGCATTGAAAATATTGCGCAGGAAAAAGGAGACATCCTGCAATACATGAAGCCGGGTGGCGATGCGGTCCTCAATATCGACAACCCGTATGTAGCGGCGATGGCCAGCAGGGTACAGGGAAAAGTTTGGCGCATTTCGATCAAAGATCACCCTGATGCGGATATCAAAGCCCGTAATATCCGGTATACGCCTGAAGGGGCAACATTTGAAGTAGAAGACGAGGAAGGCAACACGCAACAGTTCAAAACCCGGCTTTTAGGCCGGCACAATGTATCCAATATCCTGCTTGGGGTTGCTGCAGGCCGCCAACTTGGCTTGCGACTGCGACAAATAGCCCACGGCGTTGCGCGCGTTGAGCCTGTCGAACATCGCCTGCAATTGATTCAAAAAGGCGATATCACGGTGATCGACGATGCCTTTAATTCAAATCCTGTTGGTGCGCGTAATGCTGTAGAAGTACTCGGTGCCTTTGAATCAGGCCGGCGCGTTATTGTAACGCCAGGGATGGTAGAATTGGGCGCACGACAGGAAGAAGAGAACAAGATTCTGGGCCAGCATATCGCCAAACATGTGGACCTTGCGGTGCTTGTTGGAGACAAACAAACAGCCCCAATTCAGGAAGGCCTGCGTGCTGAAAACTTCCCGGCTGAAAAAACCCGTGTATTTGCCTCATTCTTTGATGCACAGAACTTCCTGCAAGGCTACCTGAAGTCGGGTGACGTCGTATTGTACGAAAACGATTTACCCGACCAATACAACGAATAAGTCCCCCATACAGCACGCTGTCCGACGATACCAGCATACACGCCTCCCCTTAATGCGGATTAAGGGTTGCATTTAATGCCGATTTTCGAGCGCCGAATGCCGATTGATCTGCCCTTTTTGCAAACGACGCATACAATAAGCATTGCCACCAGCGCCGTACTAGTACAAAACAGATGCACGAAAACACGGAAATACGAAAACACAAAAAACTAAATCCCCCTTCCAACCCTAAATTCGCATCACTCCAAACTCCTCACTCTCTAAACTCCTCTCTCCAAACTCCTCTCTCCTCA of Bacteroidota bacterium contains these proteins:
- the rho gene encoding transcription termination factor Rho, with protein sequence MAEEIPFRGILELIGDKKFGFIRGLRHDLPKGENDAFVPPPLIKKLALRDGVILEGSLRPGRKGDMQVDKVYKIMGVSPDKWTRTRDYETGHTIYPDEKLKLVTGPTDFSMRAVELAAPIGKGQRALIVAPPRTGKTVLLKKIAASISENHDEIELVALLVDERPEEVTDFRRSTKAMVFASSNDREPDNHVRVSTLSLEYAKRLVELGKDVVLLLDSLTRLGRNFNLWIEGGGRTMSGGLDSRALSVPRKIFGAARNIEFGGSLTIIATALVETGSRMDEVIFEEFKGTGNAEIVLDRKMADKRIYPAINLKKSGTRNEELLLGDSVAQHHRLFRALNQRPPIDAMQALLRHFQQSPTNEDLLNELVPN
- a CDS encoding alpha/beta hydrolase; translated protein: MQSWVKNLYIEQSGPETAPPVLVLHGWGSNAGLMRPIVTALQDRYRVFNVDLPGHGQTPLPPAPWGVPEHAALVQALIEQEIGQSVHIVGHSNGGRISLYMASRPQSASLIRTLSLISPSGVTPKRSAKYYFKRGIASTLKAPFKVLPGRLKAYGNDWLRHSLIWRMLGSSDYSQLQGVMREVFVKTVNCHLDDDLARIAAPTLLFRGSEDTAISQYQMDVLVDRIQGSELVTLDGAAHYGHLDQPQIVTGGIRHFLGLHTPDAALSTNGG
- the murF gene encoding UDP-N-acetylmuramoyl-tripeptide--D-alanyl-D-alanine ligase, whose protein sequence is MSPAMLYFFLFFTLTTTVFAGWRAWQRIRFFLHVYQLESYKPVRYINWIKKRGKSRLLRVSHLLAWPLLIGASGLYWQTGKLWPVAVLLAVWGVLFASSREYQGYRQKKPLAVTNRMKRLMGTAAALALIPVGAGALWGLLTWQPAGFLAYLTGFLVADLGAPLVVLFSAWLMQPVEKSIQNGFKKQARSTLLSRTDLFTLGITGSYGKTSVKFIVAEILRQRFNVLATPGSYNTPMGICIVVNNKLKREHQVLVLEMGMRYRGDIKELCDIAQPDLALITDVGVAHLETMGSIENIAQEKGDILQYMKPGGDAVLNIDNPYVAAMASRVQGKVWRISIKDHPDADIKARNIRYTPEGATFEVEDEEGNTQQFKTRLLGRHNVSNILLGVAAGRQLGLRLRQIAHGVARVEPVEHRLQLIQKGDITVIDDAFNSNPVGARNAVEVLGAFESGRRVIVTPGMVELGARQEEENKILGQHIAKHVDLAVLVGDKQTAPIQEGLRAENFPAEKTRVFASFFDAQNFLQGYLKSGDVVLYENDLPDQYNE
- the radC gene encoding DNA repair protein RadC; amino-acid sequence: MKKLTLVSESTPYQAPIRQWDQGDQPRERLLKHGPAILSDAELVALVFGTGTRLKKGPVSAVQLGRALLKAFGNLRALSNRDVRALQQVGGIGKAKAAQLVATFEIGRRVESQQEETRIQITSPEDVAAVYGPLMRDLKREIFKIVLLNSANVIMEDYTISEGGLAASIVEPRAVFQKAILENAAALICLHNHPSGNLEPSREDIRVTRQLVEAGSIMGIPIHDHLIIAGRGFTSLAERGLLAS